A stretch of DNA from Lodderomyces elongisporus chromosome 4, complete sequence:
TAATGGCGTCCTTACTTCCTAAGGCAAAAGATGCAAGCTCCAGTGTTGCTTCTAGTGCCATCAAGTGTTTGGGAGAGCTTGCAGTGGTTGGTGGGGAAGATTTGAAACCATTCCAATCAGAATTGATGCCGCTTATTTTGGATACTTTCCAAGATCAAAGTTCTTTTTACAAACGTGATGCTGCATTGAAAACTTTAGGTCAATTCTCATCGTCTTCGGGTTATGTTATTCAACCATTGCTCGACTATCCGCAATTGCTTGGAATGTTGGTTGCCATTTTAAAATCTGACAACTCGGTGCTGATTAGAAGAGAAACTGTTCGGTTGTTGGGAATCTTGGGTGCTTTGGATCCGTACAAGCATAGAGAAGTTGAGGAAACATCAAAAAACATTCCTGTAGAGCAGAATGCTCCACCTATAGATGTTGCCTTGTTGATGCAGGGTCTCTCGCCATCGAACGAAGAATACTATCCAACAGTTGCAATCACAAACTTGATGAAAATCCTTAAGGACCCGTCATTGAATTTGCTTCACACAAAGGTTATACAAGCAATAATGtacatttttcaaactttgGGTTTGAGATGTGTCACTTTTCTTCCACAAATTATACCGGGTCTCATTAGTGTGATGCATTCGTCGCTGCATAATATGCTCaagttttattttcaacaacTAGGTGACATCATATTGATTGTTAAACAACATATACGACCTTATTTAGACGATGTGCTCAAAGCCGTTAAACAATATTTCGTATTCAATACCCTGATGAATCTCCAAGTAACTATTATACTTGTTATACAATCGATCTCAAAAGCATTGGATGGTGAGTTTAAAGCTTATTTACCCGAAATTTTGGATCTTTTGTTGGGAGTTTTGGAAGAAGATAATTCAAATGACAAAATCTCGTCATTTCAAGTATTAAAAAGCTTTGTTATATTTGGCAATAACATTGTGGAATTTGTTGATATAATAGTGCCAACAATTGTGAGAATGTTTGAAAGTGGACCTTTGGAGTTGAGAATTGCCGCGATTGAAACTATTGGAAGATTGTCAAGAAAAGTATCCTTAAATGATATGGCATCGAGAATTATACATCCAATCTTGAGGATTTTAAATCTGGGATCCATTGAGTTAAGAGAACCATGTATCAATACATTAAATCAGATGCTTCTTCATTTGGGGGCagagtttgttgtttttatcCCAGTGATTAAAAAGACTATGGTCTCTCAGCGTATTAATTCTCCGAAATTTGAACTGTTGGTAAACAAACTTTTGAGCGGTGATCCATTACCGCATAGTATGGAGATCTACAAGGAATACGATAATAATTCCAATGAGCCTGAATCTGACCTGTCATCGAAAAAATTACCGGTAAACCAAAATGCTTTGAGAATAGCCTGGGATGCAAGTCAACGTATTACCAAAGAAGACTGGCAGGAATGGATAGATGGTTTGAGTAAAGAGATGCTTTTACAGAGTCCGTCGCATGCCATTCGTGCATGTGCTAGTTTAGCTGCAGATTACTATCCATTGGCGAAAGATCTTTTTAATGCTAGTTTTGCCAGTTGCTGGAATGAATTGTACTCGCAACATAAAGAAGAGTTAGTTCAGGCTTTCTGTATCGCGCTTTCGTCGCCAACAAATCCTCCTGAAATCCATCAAACACTTTTAAACTTGGCGGAGTTTATGGAGCACGATGACAAGTCATTACCAATTGCAATCAGCACATTGGGTCAGTATGCTCAGCAATGTCATGCATTTGCAAAAGCTTTGCACTATAAAGAATTGGAGTTTTACGAAGAACCCACCACGCCTACAATTGAATCCTTGATAAGCATCAATAACCAGTTACAGCAATCCGATGCGGCTATTGGTATCCTTAAGCATGCGCAATTGCACCACGATTTGCAATTGAAAGAAACCTGGTATGAGAAACTTCATCGATGGGATGATGCCCTCGAAGCATACAATGAGAGAGCCAGAGTCGAACCGGATAACATGGAAGTAACATTGGGTAAGATGAGATGTTTTCACGCATTGGGAGAGTGGGAACAACTTTCGGAGTTGGCAAGAAGTAAGTGGGAATCAACTAGTAATGATATGAGACGCAGTATTGCACCATTAGCAGCTGCTGCAGCTTGGGGTTTGGGACAATGGGATAGAATGGATGATTGCATTAAAGTTATGAAAACTGCATCACCGGACAAAGCATTTTTTGATGCTATTTTGAACTTGCACCGTAATAACTTTGACGAGGCTTCCAACCAAATATCGAAAGCACGAGATCTCCTTGTGACAGAAATCACAGCGCTTGTGAGTGAAAGTTACAATAGAGCCTATGGAGTAGTAGTGAGAGTGCAAATGTTGGCCGAGTTGGAAGAGATTATCAAATACAAGTGTTTACCTCAGGGTTCGGAGAAGAGAGCCGTTATGCGAAAGACGTGGAATACCAGATTGCTTGGATGTCAACGGAATGTTGATATCTGGCAAAGAATGTTGAAAGTCAGGACATTGGTGATCAAGCCCAAGCAAGATATGGACATGTGGATCAAGTTTGCAAACCTTTGTCGGAAGTCTGGTAGGCTTAATCTTGCAGAAAAGTCTTTGAACTTGCTCCTTGAAGAAGGATCGGCCGAAAACCCATCTCGTGCACCACCGCAAGTGGTATATGCGCAATTGAAGTACATGTGGGCTAAGGGTCAGAGACCTGAAGCATTGAGGCATCTTGTGGACTTCACCACGAGAATGTCTCAGGACCTCAAATTGAATCCAAATGATTTGATAACACAACCTCTACCTTCGGAAGGACCCGGTATACCAAAACATGTTGAGGAATACACAAGATTGTTGGCAAGATGCTTTTTAAAACAAGGTGAATGGCAAATTGCGTTAAACAGCAATTGGAGGTTGGAAACTTCTGAAATTATCTTGGGTGCATATTTATTGGCTACTCATTTTGATAGCAAATGGTATAAGGCTTGGCATAACTGGGCGTTGGCAAATTTCGAGGTGATTTCATTGTACACGAGTGAGGTTCAAATGGGAAATAAcgacaataataatagtaataacaatagccttaacagcaacaacaaagtgGAGCATTTAGAAGATCAGCCTTTGAATAATGGTCAACCACGTGATGCAAATTTTGATAAGTACAACGGCAACAATAAGAGCaataacagcaacaacaacaacaacaacaacaataataacaacaataataataataataatgctggttttggtgctggtgctgctggtgctgcATATGGAACAAATATAGTAATGATGGAAACAGTACAACGACATGTGATTCCCTCTATTAAAGGTTTTTTCCATTCAATTGCCCTTTCAAACACTAACTCACTTCAAGATATGTTGCGGTTGTTAACACTTTGGTTTAAATTTGGTGGAATCCCCGAGGCAGCTAAAGCTATGACGGATGGGTTTAGTATGGTGAAAATAGATAATTGGTTGGAAGTGATTCCGCAACTTATTTCGCGGATTCATCAACCCAATGAGATTGTTAGTAGTTCTCTCTTTGGATTGCTAACAGAGCTAGGTAAGGCACATCCTCAAGCCTTGGTGTATCCATTGGCTGTGGCAATTACTTCTGAGTCAGCCAGCAGAAAGAAAGCTGCCCAGTCGATTATCGAAAAGATGAGATTCCATTCGGCAACTTTGGTAGACCAGTCGGAGTTGGTTAGTAAAGAGCTTATTCGTGTTGCTGTATTGTGGCATGAACAATGGTATGAAGGCTTGGAAGATGCATCTAGATTGTTTTTTGGAGAGAAAAACACCGACAAAATGTATGAAGTTTTGGAGCCTTTACATCAAATGTTGCAACGTGGGCCAGAAACTATGCGAGAGCAAGCATTTGCAAATGCGTTTGGCCGTGATTTGGCAGATGCGTTTGAATGGGTGATGAACTTTAAAAGAACCAATGATGTAACAAACTTGAATCCCGCCTGGGATATATATTACAATGTCTTTAGAAGGATCACAAGGCAGTTACCACAGCTTGTTAGTCTTGAGTTACAATTTGTATCGCCAATGCTTGAAAAGGCTCATAATTTGGAATTGGCGTTACCGGGTACTTATGAAGCAGGAAAGCCAATTATACGAATTGTCAAGTTTGACCCAACATTTTCTGTGATTTCATCAAAGCAAAGACCTAGGAAGCTATCTATTCGAGGAAGCAATGGTAAAGATTATCAATATGTGTTGAAAGGTCACGAGGATATTAGGCAGGATAATTTGGTCATGCAATTGTTTGGGTTGGTAAACACTCTTTTGGTCAATGATCCAGAGTGTTTCAAGAGACATTTGGACATCCAGCGATATTCGGCAATACCTTTGTCTCCCAAAGTAGGTTTACTTGGTTGGGTTCCTAATAGTGATACTTTCCATATGCTCATTAAGGGTTATAGAGAGTCAAGAAGTATTATGTTGAATATTGAGCATCGTCTTTTACTACAAATGGCTCCAGACTATGATATTCTCACGTTATTACAAAAAGTTGAGGTATTTACAAGTGCATTAGATAATACAAGAGGACAAGACTTGTACAAGGTGCTTTGGCTCAAGTCGAAGTCTTCTGAAGCATGGTTGGATCGCCGTACAACATACACAAGATCATTAGCTGTGATGTCTATGGTTGGTTATATATTGGGATTGGGCGATAGGCATCCATCCAATTTGATGTTGAATAGAACTACAGGTAAAGTTATACACATTGATTTTGGTGATTGCTTTGAAGCAGCAATCCTTCGAGAAAAGTACCCTGAAAAGGTTCCATTTAGGTTAACTAGGATGTTGAATTATGCAATGGAGGTGAGTGGTATTGAGGGTTCATTCCGAATTACATGCGAACATGTCATGCGGGTGTTGCGGGACAATAAAGAATCTTTGATGGCGATTTTGGAAGCATTTGCATATGACCCGTTGATCAATTGGGGATTTGATTTCCCGACTAAAGTTTTAGCGGAAGCTACTGGAACTCGGGTTAATTTGGTTAATGTCAAGGACTTGTTGAGGGCAGGCAAAATTGACGAAGTAGAGGCTGCGAGAttacaaaagcaaaatcaATTAGAAATTAGAAATGCAAGAGCGGCATTGGtgttgaaaagaataaccGATAAACTCACAGGAAACGATATTAAACGATTAAAAGGTTTGGATGTTCCAACGCAAGTGGACAAATTGATACAACAAGCTACCAGTGTTGAGAATTTGTGTCAGCACTACATTGGATGGTGttctttttggtaaaaaaaaaaaaaaaaattctgtTATATTGTCAagtttctttaattttgtatacatatgtatatgtttttatatttataattatatttttttttaaa
This window harbors:
- the TOR1 gene encoding phosphatidylinositol kinase- protein kinase tor1, whose translation is MAVTSSQGQQLHMQSTQQHQYQHEHLPSSSLPSQQQQQQQLSQQQSQQQQQQSSSSSQQQSSSSQQLQVIDGMALNGIFKGLTSNSKESRKKYAQELHNYLTSISRDLSTEQFHRYNNDINKIIFDLLHRESSSEILGGIAALNALIEFDSGLGNENASKTARFSNYLGSLILSNDITIMRQATKTLGRLATLGGNLTSDFVDYEAKRAIEWLQNDSKAHENRRHAAILILTALADFAPLLLLPLINQILENLWQPLRDNKLLIRKDAAVALSRCMEILNGRDPNLRQHWVRKLIELASKILNPHDKGDNSNYYNSNNNMSNNNGPDDSKLILASTQSGGNIHGSLLVYEVVLKFYKDPFVASRFGSMYENSILYKNHKESVIRQELTNIFSLLCKVDTDLFVERYLHRTFYYYLSQLKKYRGSHTESATADKCAIFYSIGKIAIEVGNQTATYLDAILDNIREGLAYTSSGGVQSILTNAGNQSDNATIIQANITAISSSSKTHITKRGLEPAIFDCIGKLSIAVGPALTKHLQRDILDLMFANCSLSVHLQDVLQILCKNIPSLSPLINEKLLHLLSLALAGKGFQPPGSPYGITKINRKLARDCRLIMISRDTGLGISSIRDDHELYEHQDSQIIVQALEMLTAFPFENYQLNEFVRYCTITYLESNDPQVRLTATRTSCEIFVKDPICQQVSINALNAVHDVLCKLLAISITDPVPEIRITGLKSLAAAGSFDPQLSQAENVKLLFIALNDEVFEVKKVAMKILGRLSSINPAYIVPSLRKTLIQLLSKLDYSVSSRSKEESAVLLSILISNSKELTRPYVKPIMASLLPKAKDASSSVASSAIKCLGELAVVGGEDLKPFQSELMPLILDTFQDQSSFYKRDAALKTLGQFSSSSGYVIQPLLDYPQLLGMLVAILKSDNSVSIRRETVRLLGILGALDPYKHREVEETSKNIPVEQNAPPIDVALLMQGLSPSNEEYYPTVAITNLMKILKDPSLNLLHTKVIQAIMYIFQTLGLRCVTFLPQIIPGLISVMHSSSHNMLKFYFQQLGDIILIVKQHIRPYLDDVLKAVKQYFVFNTSMNLQVTIILVIQSISKALDGEFKAYLPEILDLLLGVLEEDNSNDKISSFQVLKSFVIFGNNIVEFVDIIVPTIVRMFESGPLELRIAAIETIGRLSRKVSLNDMASRIIHPILRILNSGSIELREPCINTLNQMLLHLGAEFVVFIPVIKKTMVSQRINSPKFESLVNKLLSGDPLPHSMEIYKEYDNNSNEPESDSSSKKLPVNQNALRIAWDASQRITKEDWQEWIDGLSKEMLLQSPSHAIRACASLAADYYPLAKDLFNASFASCWNELYSQHKEELVQAFCIALSSPTNPPEIHQTLLNLAEFMEHDDKSLPIAISTLGQYAQQCHAFAKALHYKELEFYEEPTTPTIESLISINNQLQQSDAAIGILKHAQLHHDLQLKETWYEKLHRWDDALEAYNERARVEPDNMEVTLGKMRCFHALGEWEQLSELARSKWESTSNDMRRSIAPLAAAAAWGLGQWDRMDDCIKVMKTASPDKAFFDAILNLHRNNFDEASNQISKARDLLVTEITALVSESYNRAYGVVVRVQMLAELEEIIKYKCLPQGSEKRAVMRKTWNTRLLGCQRNVDIWQRMLKVRTLVIKPKQDMDMWIKFANLCRKSGRLNLAEKSLNLLLEEGSAENPSRAPPQVVYAQLKYMWAKGQRPEALRHLVDFTTRMSQDLKLNPNDLITQPLPSEGPGIPKHVEEYTRLLARCFLKQGEWQIALNSNWRLETSEIILGAYLLATHFDSKWYKAWHNWALANFEVISLYTSEVQMGNNDNNNSNNNSLNSNNKVEHLEDQPLNNGQPRDANFDKYNGNNKSNNSNNNNNNNNNNNNNNNNNAGFGAGAAGAAYGTNIVMMETVQRHVIPSIKGFFHSIALSNTNSLQDMLRLLTLWFKFGGIPEAAKAMTDGFSMVKIDNWLEVIPQLISRIHQPNEIVSSSLFGLLTELGKAHPQALVYPLAVAITSESASRKKAAQSIIEKMRFHSATLVDQSELVSKELIRVAVLWHEQWYEGLEDASRLFFGEKNTDKMYEVLEPLHQMLQRGPETMREQAFANAFGRDLADAFEWVMNFKRTNDVTNLNPAWDIYYNVFRRITRQLPQLVSLELQFVSPMLEKAHNLELALPGTYEAGKPIIRIVKFDPTFSVISSKQRPRKLSIRGSNGKDYQYVLKGHEDIRQDNLVMQLFGLVNTLLVNDPECFKRHLDIQRYSAIPLSPKVGLLGWVPNSDTFHMLIKGYRESRSIMLNIEHRLLLQMAPDYDILTLLQKVEVFTSALDNTRGQDLYKVLWLKSKSSEAWLDRRTTYTRSLAVMSMVGYILGLGDRHPSNLMLNRTTGKVIHIDFGDCFEAAILREKYPEKVPFRLTRMLNYAMEVSGIEGSFRITCEHVMRVLRDNKESLMAILEAFAYDPLINWGFDFPTKVLAEATGTRVNLVNVKDLLRAGKIDEVEAARLQKQNQLEIRNARAALVLKRITDKLTGNDIKRLKGLDVPTQVDKLIQQATSVENLCQHYIGWCSFW